A single genomic interval of Oncorhynchus tshawytscha isolate Ot180627B linkage group LG15, Otsh_v2.0, whole genome shotgun sequence harbors:
- the LOC112239870 gene encoding breast cancer metastasis-suppressor 1 homolog isoform X2, which yields MPAQPSVNEPEEEMDVEGDSELPEANGEMGEKREREGGEGEEETMDESTEERESDLDESEEESSEMDDEDCERRRGECLDKMSDLEKQFLELKDKLFCERLNQVKVKLDEVLTGKAGEYREPLATLQHNMMLGTQVAGVYRDLCLQMVKHKYECDLQGARQHLESERNLLFDAMKTELLDKIRRLEEDSQSGDLTSEWWSDGVKGRKFNRRSLSGPEKKKKALVSGPFIVYMLRDIDILEDWAAIQKAKAALMPFKKKTDKR from the exons atGCCAGCCCAGCCCTCAGTCAATGAACCAGAGGAAGAGATGGATGTGGAGGGAGACAGTGAACTACCAGAAGCCaatggagagatgggggaaaagagggagagagagggaggagagggggaggaggagaccaTGGATGAGAGcacggaggagagggagagcgacttggacgagagcgaggaggagagtTCAG AGATGGATGATGAGgactgtgagaggaggagaggagagtgtcttGATAAGATGTCAGATCTGGAGAAACAGTTCCTGGAACTCAAAGACAA gttgttcTGTGAGCGGTTAAACCAGGTTAAGGTGAAGCTAGATGAGGTGTTGACTGGTAAAGCAGGAGAATACAGAGAACCACTGgcaacactgcaacacaacatgatgctaggCACCCAGGTGGCAG gtgtgtaCAGAGACCTGTGTCTGCAGATGGTCAAACACAAGTATGAGTGTGATCTACAGGGAGCTCGACAACAtctggagagcgagagaaacttGTTGTTCGATGCTATGAAGACAGAACTGCTGGACAAGATCAGACGGCTGGAGGAGGATAGTCAGAGTGGGGACCTCACCTCAG AGTGGTGGAGTGATGGGGTAAAGGGGAGGAAGTTTAATAGGAGGAGTTTGTCCGgtccagagaagaagaagaaagccCTAGTGTCTG gcccgTTCATCGTCTACATGTTGAGAGACATTGATATCCTGGAAGACTGGGCAGCTATACAGAAG gCTAAAGCAGCACTGATGCCATTCAAGAAAAAAACTGACa agCGGTGA
- the LOC112239870 gene encoding breast cancer metastasis-suppressor 1 homolog isoform X1 yields MPAQPSVNEPEEEMDVEGDSELPEANGEMGEKREREGGEGEEETMDESTEERESDLDESEEESSEMDDEDCERRRGECLDKMSDLEKQFLELKDKLFCERLNQVKVKLDEVLTGKAGEYREPLATLQHNMMLGTQVAGVYRDLCLQMVKHKYECDLQGARQHLESERNLLFDAMKTELLDKIRRLEEDSQSGDLTSEWWSDGVKGRKFNRRSLSGPEKKKKALVSGPFIVYMLRDIDILEDWAAIQKSGRTSHCFFFHSAVQLIPNHLSVFQAKAALMPFKKKTDKR; encoded by the exons atGCCAGCCCAGCCCTCAGTCAATGAACCAGAGGAAGAGATGGATGTGGAGGGAGACAGTGAACTACCAGAAGCCaatggagagatgggggaaaagagggagagagagggaggagagggggaggaggagaccaTGGATGAGAGcacggaggagagggagagcgacttggacgagagcgaggaggagagtTCAG AGATGGATGATGAGgactgtgagaggaggagaggagagtgtcttGATAAGATGTCAGATCTGGAGAAACAGTTCCTGGAACTCAAAGACAA gttgttcTGTGAGCGGTTAAACCAGGTTAAGGTGAAGCTAGATGAGGTGTTGACTGGTAAAGCAGGAGAATACAGAGAACCACTGgcaacactgcaacacaacatgatgctaggCACCCAGGTGGCAG gtgtgtaCAGAGACCTGTGTCTGCAGATGGTCAAACACAAGTATGAGTGTGATCTACAGGGAGCTCGACAACAtctggagagcgagagaaacttGTTGTTCGATGCTATGAAGACAGAACTGCTGGACAAGATCAGACGGCTGGAGGAGGATAGTCAGAGTGGGGACCTCACCTCAG AGTGGTGGAGTGATGGGGTAAAGGGGAGGAAGTTTAATAGGAGGAGTTTGTCCGgtccagagaagaagaagaaagccCTAGTGTCTG gcccgTTCATCGTCTACATGTTGAGAGACATTGATATCCTGGAAGACTGGGCAGCTATACAGAAG tctggaAGGACCTCCCACTGCTTTTTCttccactctgcggtccaactcatcccaaaccatctgtctgtctttcaggCTAAAGCAGCACTGATGCCATTCAAGAAAAAAACTGACa agCGGTGA
- the LOC112239870 gene encoding breast cancer metastasis-suppressor 1 homolog isoform X3, translated as MPAQPSVNEPEEEMDVEGDSELPEANGEMGEKREREGGEGEEETMDESTEERESDLDESEEESSEMDDEDCERRRGECLDKMSDLEKQFLELKDKLFCERLNQVKVKLDEVLTGKAGEYREPLATLQHNMMLGTQVAGVYRDLCLQMVKHKYECDLQGARQHLESERNLLFDAMKTELLDKIRRLEEDSQSGDLTSGPFIVYMLRDIDILEDWAAIQKSGRTSHCFFFHSAVQLIPNHLSVFQAKAALMPFKKKTDKR; from the exons atGCCAGCCCAGCCCTCAGTCAATGAACCAGAGGAAGAGATGGATGTGGAGGGAGACAGTGAACTACCAGAAGCCaatggagagatgggggaaaagagggagagagagggaggagagggggaggaggagaccaTGGATGAGAGcacggaggagagggagagcgacttggacgagagcgaggaggagagtTCAG AGATGGATGATGAGgactgtgagaggaggagaggagagtgtcttGATAAGATGTCAGATCTGGAGAAACAGTTCCTGGAACTCAAAGACAA gttgttcTGTGAGCGGTTAAACCAGGTTAAGGTGAAGCTAGATGAGGTGTTGACTGGTAAAGCAGGAGAATACAGAGAACCACTGgcaacactgcaacacaacatgatgctaggCACCCAGGTGGCAG gtgtgtaCAGAGACCTGTGTCTGCAGATGGTCAAACACAAGTATGAGTGTGATCTACAGGGAGCTCGACAACAtctggagagcgagagaaacttGTTGTTCGATGCTATGAAGACAGAACTGCTGGACAAGATCAGACGGCTGGAGGAGGATAGTCAGAGTGGGGACCTCACCTCAG gcccgTTCATCGTCTACATGTTGAGAGACATTGATATCCTGGAAGACTGGGCAGCTATACAGAAG tctggaAGGACCTCCCACTGCTTTTTCttccactctgcggtccaactcatcccaaaccatctgtctgtctttcaggCTAAAGCAGCACTGATGCCATTCAAGAAAAAAACTGACa agCGGTGA
- the LOC112239870 gene encoding breast cancer metastasis-suppressor 1 homolog isoform X4: MPAQPSVNEPEEEMDVEGDSELPEANGEMGEKREREGGEGEEETMDESTEERESDLDESEEESSEMDDEDCERRRGECLDKMSDLEKQFLELKDKLFCERLNQVKVKLDEVLTGKAGEYREPLATLQHNMMLGTQVAGVYRDLCLQMVKHKYECDLQGARQHLESERNLLFDAMKTELLDKIRRLEEDSQSGDLTSGPFIVYMLRDIDILEDWAAIQKAKAALMPFKKKTDKR, encoded by the exons atGCCAGCCCAGCCCTCAGTCAATGAACCAGAGGAAGAGATGGATGTGGAGGGAGACAGTGAACTACCAGAAGCCaatggagagatgggggaaaagagggagagagagggaggagagggggaggaggagaccaTGGATGAGAGcacggaggagagggagagcgacttggacgagagcgaggaggagagtTCAG AGATGGATGATGAGgactgtgagaggaggagaggagagtgtcttGATAAGATGTCAGATCTGGAGAAACAGTTCCTGGAACTCAAAGACAA gttgttcTGTGAGCGGTTAAACCAGGTTAAGGTGAAGCTAGATGAGGTGTTGACTGGTAAAGCAGGAGAATACAGAGAACCACTGgcaacactgcaacacaacatgatgctaggCACCCAGGTGGCAG gtgtgtaCAGAGACCTGTGTCTGCAGATGGTCAAACACAAGTATGAGTGTGATCTACAGGGAGCTCGACAACAtctggagagcgagagaaacttGTTGTTCGATGCTATGAAGACAGAACTGCTGGACAAGATCAGACGGCTGGAGGAGGATAGTCAGAGTGGGGACCTCACCTCAG gcccgTTCATCGTCTACATGTTGAGAGACATTGATATCCTGGAAGACTGGGCAGCTATACAGAAG gCTAAAGCAGCACTGATGCCATTCAAGAAAAAAACTGACa agCGGTGA